A region of Lepeophtheirus salmonis chromosome 13, UVic_Lsal_1.4, whole genome shotgun sequence DNA encodes the following proteins:
- the LOC121128202 gene encoding uncharacterized protein isoform X1 — translation MFAQKVLIPLFWFHYVFFKNVWSSDIVFPSDDNNEQEIEFDLTEFPGDVSDISSYISQIPVEVKKELPKDIFGNSAMEGVGIKSNSNDPTAGIFTKTIIGPTNCRRFVYLSRLRRFRCVFYDHNS, via the exons ATGTTTGCTCAAAAGGTATTGATTCctttattttggtttcattatgtgtttttcaaaaatgtctGGAGTAGTGACATTGTTTTTCCTTCAGATGAC AACAATGAACAGGAAATTGAATTCGATTTGACTGAATTTCCAGGAGACGTCTCAGACATTTCTTCGTACATATCTCAAATTCCagtggaagtaaaaaaagagttacCTAAG gaTATTTTTGGTAATTCTGCAATGGAAGGTGTTGGAATAAAATCAAACAGCAATGACCCCAcg GCtggtatttttacaaaaacgaTAATTGGTCCTACTAACTGTAGaagatttgtttatttatcaagacTAAGAAGATTTCGCTGTGTTTTTTATGATCATAACTCTTAA
- the LOC121128202 gene encoding uncharacterized protein isoform X2 — MFAQKNNEQEIEFDLTEFPGDVSDISSYISQIPVEVKKELPKDIFGNSAMEGVGIKSNSNDPTAGIFTKTIIGPTNCRRFVYLSRLRRFRCVFYDHNS; from the exons ATGTTTGCTCAAAAG AACAATGAACAGGAAATTGAATTCGATTTGACTGAATTTCCAGGAGACGTCTCAGACATTTCTTCGTACATATCTCAAATTCCagtggaagtaaaaaaagagttacCTAAG gaTATTTTTGGTAATTCTGCAATGGAAGGTGTTGGAATAAAATCAAACAGCAATGACCCCAcg GCtggtatttttacaaaaacgaTAATTGGTCCTACTAACTGTAGaagatttgtttatttatcaagacTAAGAAGATTTCGCTGTGTTTTTTATGATCATAACTCTTAA
- the LOC121128462 gene encoding uncharacterized protein — translation MKGAFIFILHIHTIFIRFWSVSGASQRLQDSSAIIFPSNVAYLQNLGSNLPLNLIEPMPINNIRLDQIEPDRPMFTANGFSVKDLSTTGGVMSLKLRNRRQKCEQFKYIRRLQRFRCVRFEKTREENIINIYQRSGFSFLQ, via the exons ATGAAAGgggcatttatatttatattacatatacatactatTTTTATCCGTTTTTGGAGCGTGAGTGGAGCATCACAAAGACTTCAAGATTCCAGTGCTATCATATTTCCAAGTAACGTAG ccTATCTACAAAACCTAGGATCAAATCTACCCCTCAATCTAATTGAACCGATGCCAATAAATAATATCAGATTGGATCAAATTGAG CCTGATAGACCAATGTTTACCGCCAACGGATTCTCTGTAAAAGATTTGAGTACAACG ggAGGTGTGATGAGCTTAAAGTTAAGGAATAGAAGACAAAAATGcgaacaatttaaatatattcgaaGACTTCAAAGGTTTCGTTGTGTTCGATTTGAAAAAACCCGTGAAGAGAATATCATAAACATTTATCAACGAAGTGGATTTTCATTCCTTCAGTAA